From the Accumulibacter sp. genome, one window contains:
- the pheA gene encoding prephenate dehydratase: protein MSDDLQRELALVRRQIDEVDDDLLALLNRRARLAQQVGEIKARHGEAGFIYRPEREAQVLQRIQGMNTGPLSNESLTWFFREVMSACLSLEQPLGIAFLGPLGTFSESAAVKHFGHAARLLPQVSIDDVFREVEAQHADYAVVPIENSTEGAVGRTLDLLLTTPLKICGEVVLRIHQHLLSKETALAGVHKVYSHAQSLAQCHEWLNRSLPLAQRVPVGSNAQAAQLAAAEAGAAAIAGQAAAERYRLPELASNIEDEPNNTTRFAVLGRQDAGRSGRDKTSLIMSAQNQTGALSGLLAPFADAGVSMTRLESRPARHTLWEYVFFVDLDGHRDDESLRRALAELAQRAPYLKLLGSYPVAAY from the coding sequence ATGAGCGACGATCTGCAACGCGAGCTGGCGCTCGTCCGGCGGCAGATCGACGAGGTCGACGACGACCTGCTGGCGCTGCTCAACCGGCGTGCGCGGCTGGCGCAGCAGGTCGGCGAGATCAAGGCGCGGCACGGCGAGGCGGGTTTCATCTACCGCCCGGAGCGCGAGGCGCAGGTGCTGCAGCGGATCCAGGGGATGAACACCGGACCGCTGTCGAACGAGAGCCTGACCTGGTTCTTCCGCGAGGTGATGTCGGCCTGCCTGTCGCTCGAGCAGCCGCTCGGCATCGCTTTCCTCGGCCCGCTCGGCACCTTTTCCGAGAGCGCGGCGGTGAAGCATTTCGGGCATGCGGCACGGCTGCTGCCGCAGGTCTCGATCGACGACGTCTTCCGCGAGGTCGAGGCGCAGCACGCCGACTACGCCGTGGTGCCGATCGAGAATTCGACCGAGGGTGCCGTCGGGCGGACGCTCGACCTGCTGCTGACGACACCGCTGAAGATCTGCGGCGAGGTCGTCCTGCGCATCCACCAGCATCTGCTGTCGAAGGAGACGGCGCTCGCCGGGGTGCACAAGGTGTACTCACACGCGCAGTCGCTGGCGCAGTGCCACGAGTGGCTCAACCGCTCGCTGCCGCTGGCACAGCGGGTGCCGGTCGGCAGCAACGCGCAGGCGGCGCAACTGGCGGCGGCCGAGGCCGGTGCGGCGGCGATCGCCGGGCAGGCGGCGGCGGAACGCTACCGGCTGCCGGAACTGGCGAGCAACATCGAGGACGAGCCGAACAACACCACCCGCTTTGCCGTCCTCGGCCGGCAGGACGCCGGTCGTTCCGGACGCGACAAGACCTCGCTGATCATGTCGGCGCAGAACCAGACGGGCGCCCTCAGCGGCCTGCTGGCCCCGTTCGCGGATGCCGGCGTGTCGATGACGCGGCTGGAGTCACGGCCGGCGCGGCACACGCTCTGGGAGTACGTCTTCTTCGTCGACCTCGACGGTCACCGCGACGACGAGTCGCTGCGC